CCGGTCGACGAGGTACTGCGGACTCTCGACGACCTCGCCCGCGCAGGCAAGATCAGGTACGCCGGGTTGTCCGACGTACCCGCCTGGTACGCCGCTCGCGCGCAGACTCTCGCCGACGCGCATTCGCTGACCCCGATGGTCAGTCTGCAACTGCCGTACTCGCTGATCGAGCGGACGATCGAGACCGAGCACGTACCGGTCGCGCAGCAACTCGGACTGGGTGTCACCGCGTGGAGCCCGCTCGGCGGCGGCTTCCTGACCGGGAAGTACCAGCGCGACGGCGCCCAGCAGATCGCCGGCGAAGGCCGTCTCACCGGCGACGGCGCGACCGGGCGGACCTGGTCCGACCGGGAGTGGAGCCTGCTGACGACCGTGCGCGACGTCGCCGAGAAGCTTGGCGTGACCATGGCCCAGGTCGCGGTCAACTGGACCGCCACGCAGCCGGGTGTGGCGTCCGCGATCGTCGGCGCGAGCCGTCCGGAGCAACTGGAGTCCAGCATCGAGGCCCTCGGGTTCGAGTTGCCGGCCGAGCTGCGCGCAGCCCTCGACGACGCGAGCGCCGTGCCGCCGTCGTCGGTCTATCGGATGTTCACGCCGGAGTACCAGAACTGGATCATCAACCCGGGCGCGAAGGTCGCCGACAAGCCGGCCGGTTATCGGCCGCCGGTCCTCAACTGGCGTTAGTTCGCAGGTAGTCCAGGCACAGGTCGAGCGCGTACTCCAGATGCGTCGACGTTCCCGACGACATCAGGATCGCGACGCCGCCCTGGATCGCCGCGATCAGGGCGGCCGAGGCGCGGGCGGGATCCACAGCGGCACGGATCTCGCCCGCGGCCTTCATCTCCTCGATGCCGAGTTCGAGCCGGCGCTGCCACTGCGCGAGCAGCTGAGCGGTCACCGCTTGCGCGGCCGGAGTGTGCCGGCCGATCTCGGTGATCAGCACGCCGAGCGGGCAGTTCACGCCCTGCCGCCGGTACTTCTCGACGACGGCATCACGCCAGTCGTGCCATGCCTCCCAGCTGATCAGCTGACCGAGGTGCGGCTCCTGGTCCTCGAGCACCTGCTCGGCCTCGCGCTCGGCGACCGCGAGCAGTAACTGTTCCTTGCCGTCGGGGAAGTAGTGGAAGAGCTGGCTCTTGCCGGTCCGGCTGCGCCGCCCGATGTCGTCCAGCTTCACCGCACTGATCCCGCGCTCGCGGATCTCGGCCGCGGCCGCCGCCACGATCCGCTCCCGCGTCGCCGCCCCCTTCGCCGTCAGCACACCTCAAATGTACCCGCAGGTTCAGCTACGCGACGCGTTCAGCCCGCCCAGGGCGGCGAACACCGCCTTCGGCTCCCAGTGCCCGTCGTCGTCGACCGCGACCAGCCCGTACGACGAGAGGTCCAGGTCATGCTCCGGGTCGTCCGGCCGGTGCGGCAATGCGAACCCTGCGAAGCTGAACCAGAACGCAGCGGCCAATTCGATCCGGTCGAATTCCTCGACGAGCTCGAACAGGTACTCCACTTGTTCCTCCTCGTTCCGCTCGAACGCGCCGTTGATCGCCGGTGGGTCGACGCTGCGGTTCACGATCATCCAGCCGGTCCCACCGCGGTCCGCGGCACCGACGTACGCGCAACAGCCGAACTCGGTCGCGACGACCGGCTTGCCCCACTTCTTCCGTGCGGCGAGTTCGTCGGCGAAGGTCGCCGCGTTGGCCGCGTCCCGGTACGCGTCGACGCTGACGATGTCGAACAGGTCCCAGTTCACGTCCTCCCACAAGCCGGCGGCGTACGTGATCCGGCCGCCGAAGACGCTCCGCGCGGCGGCCGCCAACTGCTGCTGTACGTCGCCCCAGCGGGCCAGCCCCGCCTGCAGTTGAGTGAGCTTGACCGGATCGGTCCACGTCGCGGGGTCGGCCATCAGCGCCAGCCGCTCCCCCGAGGTGTCGCCGGGGACGAATCCCTTGCAGAACACGGAAAGCTCGCATCCCAGCACCAGGACGACCTCGCCTCGTCCCGACTCCCGCAGGGTCTCCGCGTGGCGTGCACAGTCGGTCAGGAAGGGAACGAACTCGTCCGGATCCAGATCCATCGGCACCGGCGAGAACCACACGTCGAGACCCGCCGCCAGAGCCTCCTCGCCGGCCAGCACGAGCCGGTCCGGATCGTTCCCCGACACCCGGACCGCCGGCGCATGCAACTCGTCCGCGATCACCGTGAGGTCGCGGCGCACCTCCGCCAGGTCGAAGCGCTCCCGCGTACTGCGGCCGTCGTACCGGAGACCGGTGTCGTAGTTCACCCCGATGGAAGGCATGGCCACCACCATAGCAACCAAAATCATACTCAGTACATCTTTTTATCCAGTATGGTTTGCGTCATGGAACAGCAGGGCCGCCGGGAGCGGAAGAAGGCCGAGGTCAGGGCGCGGATCTCGGACGTCGCCACCGCGATGTTCTTCGAGCGCGGATTCGACGCGGTGTCCGTGTCGGAGGTCGCCGAGGCCGCGGACGTGGCTCGGCCGACGGTCTTCGCGCACTTCGCCCGCAAGGAGGACCTGCTGTTCGACCGGTACCCCGAGGCCGAGGCCCTGGTGGTTGCCGCGATCAACGACCGTCCGGACGGCACGTCCGCGGTCCAGGCGCTGTCCGACCTGCTCGTCAGGCTCGCCGGCGAGGGCCATCCGCTGTCCACGATCCGCGGGCGGTTCCGTCGCTTCTGGGAGGTCGTCGCCGAGTCGCGGGCGCTCCAGTCCCGCGCCCGCGAACTCCTCGAGCAGATCGAGCAGGCGATCGCGGCCGCGATGGCGCGCACCGACGTACCCGAGCCGCAACTGACCGCCGCGCTCGCCGTCGCCGCCTACCGCACTGTCCATTTGACAGCGGTACGGCGGATCCTCGACGACGAGGACGACACGGTCGTGGTCGCGGACCACCGCGCGCAGACCATTCACGCCCTCGCCGTCGTCGACGGTCACCTCGCGGGCCTGCGGAACCAGACCACTGCCGCAGCGACTGCCAGGTAGGCCAGCGGGATCGCCGGCGAGACCCCGAACAGGAACAGGTTGGTGACGCTGGCGCCGACCATCAACCCGGCGAGACCGAGCGCGGCCAGCCGGCACAGTCGTGGGATCAGCAGACCGATCGCCCCGGCGAGCTCGAGCGTCCCGACCACGTACCGCAGCCACTGCCCGGCGCCGATCTCGGCGAACATGTCGACCATCAGCGGGTCGCCTGTCAGCTTCGGCACGGCAGCCATCACGAACAGGGCGGCCAGTACCGCCTGCACCACCCACAGCGCCACGGTCCGCGGACGGACGCTCCGGCGGGTCGTCACCGTCGTACTCATGAGCTTCTCCTTCGTCGTCGTGTTTCCGGTACGACGAAGATCCCGCCGACGGCCCGCAGCGGGCATCCGTGGCAGCTACGGATGCACTACGGAACGAGGTAGGTGGCGATGGTCCGGGCGCACTCGACGGATTCCGCGTGCGAGCTGTCCACCTCGACGTCGTACGTGACGCCCTCGTGGACGACGTACGCCTGCTGCTCGGCCATGCCGCGGGCGCGGTTGCCGCGCGCGAGTTCGCGGCCGGCGGCGATCTCCGGGGCGCAGTGGACCCCGACGAAGACTGTCTCGACATCGCCGATCGCGTCCAGCCAGCGCTGCTGCGAGCCGGCGCCGCCGAGGAACACGTCGTCGACGATCACCCGGCCGCCGGCCCGGCACATCGCCACGATCCCGGCGGTCCAGGCCGCGTCCAGCT
This Kribbella sp. NBC_00482 DNA region includes the following protein-coding sequences:
- the cpt gene encoding chloramphenicol phosphotransferase CPT — encoded protein: MTARLIVINGGSSSGKTGIVRCLQAVLPEPWLGFSVDDFVDALPAVMDGGIEIGPGGEVSVGPAFRELDAAWTAGIVAMCRAGGRVIVDDVFLGGAGSQQRWLDAIGDVETVFVGVHCAPEIAAGRELARGNRARGMAEQQAYVVHEGVTYDVEVDSSHAESVECARTIATYLVP
- a CDS encoding TetR/AcrR family transcriptional regulator, translating into MEQQGRRERKKAEVRARISDVATAMFFERGFDAVSVSEVAEAADVARPTVFAHFARKEDLLFDRYPEAEALVVAAINDRPDGTSAVQALSDLLVRLAGEGHPLSTIRGRFRRFWEVVAESRALQSRARELLEQIEQAIAAAMARTDVPEPQLTAALAVAAYRTVHLTAVRRILDDEDDTVVVADHRAQTIHALAVVDGHLAGLRNQTTAAATAR
- a CDS encoding aldo/keto reductase, yielding MALDDYYLLGRSGLRVSRLALGTMNFGQAGFHAPYGKTEDEARAIFRAYIDAGGNFIDTADFYTAGESERILGRLIAEAGVRERMVLTTKATNSVHSGDPNAGGNSRKHLIRALDESLRRLGTDYVDLFLLHTWDRITPVDEVLRTLDDLARAGKIRYAGLSDVPAWYAARAQTLADAHSLTPMVSLQLPYSLIERTIETEHVPVAQQLGLGVTAWSPLGGGFLTGKYQRDGAQQIAGEGRLTGDGATGRTWSDREWSLLTTVRDVAEKLGVTMAQVAVNWTATQPGVASAIVGASRPEQLESSIEALGFELPAELRAALDDASAVPPSSVYRMFTPEYQNWIINPGAKVADKPAGYRPPVLNWR
- a CDS encoding DoxX family protein, whose translation is MSTTVTTRRSVRPRTVALWVVQAVLAALFVMAAVPKLTGDPLMVDMFAEIGAGQWLRYVVGTLELAGAIGLLIPRLCRLAALGLAGLMVGASVTNLFLFGVSPAIPLAYLAVAAAVVWFRRPAR
- a CDS encoding TetR/AcrR family transcriptional regulator — encoded protein: MLTAKGAATRERIVAAAAAEIRERGISAVKLDDIGRRSRTGKSQLFHYFPDGKEQLLLAVAEREAEQVLEDQEPHLGQLISWEAWHDWRDAVVEKYRRQGVNCPLGVLITEIGRHTPAAQAVTAQLLAQWQRRLELGIEEMKAAGEIRAAVDPARASAALIAAIQGGVAILMSSGTSTHLEYALDLCLDYLRTNAS